TCTTAGCCATGTGGTAGCCAGGAGCTGCCTgccatgagaaagagagagggaggagaattTTACAGACaacattgtgttgtgttgtttaaacTGACTTCATGCTGCaacactaatttttttttttgcaccttaCTACAGCACATCCAAACCGAACAGATTTGGGCCCCGGGACAAACATTCAAAACGTTTGAGAAGGATAGAAAGATAATTACCTTTCCTCCAATGATCACAGTGCGAGGTACAAATGGAGCAGCTGGGTTCTTCTTTATACCTGAttgacagtgaaaagacacaggTTTTGTCTTGCTgtggactgactgactgactgtgactgtgcCTGTGAATGACTGACTGTGATTGTGCCTGTAACTgaatgactgtctgtctgactgactgtgactgactgactgtaactgactgactgactgtgactgactgactgtaactgactgactgtaactgactgactgtaactgactgactgtaactGACTGAAACTGACTGACTGCGACTGAAACTgactgtgactgactgactgtgactgaatgactgtgactgactgactgactgacatggCATTCATTTCGTGTAATcacttcagattttttttttgcataatgcAATGCAACACTCAAAATATTTGTGTCTGTTAGCGTTTatgtacttgtgtgtatgttttaaaacGATACACACAGTTGTTGTGGGTGTGAGCTGTTTATAGATTGAGTCTTTGATGTATGGAAATGCActacagaggtgtgtgtgagcgcgtgcaAGGAAATGTACAGCTGTTCATGGTGGTGATGTAATAGAACATGCAGcgatgagagagtgtgttagtcACACACATGATTGTTCATGGCCATGACATGACAGTGTATCCAGGAGAGCGTAAGTACGTTCGCTACACGTATAGTTGTATGAGATAaccgtgtaaaagtgtatgagGTGTTCTGACTACATGTAAAGTATACATGCTTATGCTCTAATGGGCTACGGAGCGTTGTGTAATCACGTTCGCTACATGTACAGTTGTGCATGGTGATGATGCATAACTGCCTGCAGGGGTGTGTAAGCGTGTTAGCTACATAAAGtaaagtttcagtgattgcgcacacacactgtgaacagcgagcagtgaatttgtcctctgcatttaacccatccaacacaccagtagtgaacacacacaccagacgtgggagcagtgggcagcctccttggtgagcgcccggggagcattagggttaagtgccttgctcaagggcacacagccatggatgttgggcctgggaatcgaaccggcaaccctccagtcacaagcccagttctctaacctttagaccacggcatGCGTAATTGTGCATGATCATAAACAGAGGAGggcgagagtgtgtgttaggtaCACCTACGGTTGTGCATGGTGATGACGCATGACCGCCTGCAGGGGTGTGTAAGCGTGTTAGCTacatgtgtaattgtgtgtggtCATGAACAGAGgagtgtgagagcgtgtgttaGGTACACCTACGGTTGTACATGGTGATGATGTGGAGGCAGTTCAGGAGCTGGCGCTTGTACTCATGGATCCTCTTCACGTGCACGTCGAACATGGACGACGGGTTGATCTTCACTTTGTACTCTGTCTCCAGGTACTGTGCAAACTTGAGCTTGTTGTCCTGGGGACACgtgataaatgattaaataaaaactgacaaagGAATTCTTCTATGTTACGCAAGAACAGATGTTGATGCAATggtggggttgtttttttttttttcatgcgcCCTGGCTTGCCCTTTTGCGACAACAGGAATGTAGTTATGATAAAACAGGCAAGGGGCAAACCTTTGCTTCGGGGCAGGTAGGcgtctgcttttgttttatttctaatCCTTGGCCAAAATTTCATTTCCACCGATGATAGACAAAAGAGTGGAAAATAACTTTATGGTGTATTGAGGCAGTTacacaacagcacagagcagcaCACTCAGCACATAGCGGTAATCCCGTTTTATTGTTTTAGAAGGGAACACTGAAAAGAGAGCATTCTCAGGGGGGAACTGACATACAGTATTTGAGGAAGCCAGGCCTATTTTACATGTTACAAAACAATACGGCACAAGATGCCACAGTACACTGCGAAGCCTGACTTTATCACGGTGGCTATGGGGTGGAGGAGGAATCTGTGATATTTCACATGGCAGGTCGAACATACTAAAGCCTATTATTAGCAAGTGAAAATCCTATGCCACTACTAGTAAAAACGGGAATTTGTTCAAGTTTAAGTCAGTCAAATCTACAGTAGAGTTCTGAGAACACGTGGACAATGATCTAGCAAAGAGCTGAGAAGTCTTCCTCACTGGCTTCGGGTTCACCACTCACCTGTTTCACTTTCGAGACGTCTCTGATGAAACCCTCAACTTCAACCAGATCTTTCAGCTTCTCCAGCTGACTCAGGTCTTTCACATAGTCTTCTCCAATGGCCTACACAttcattataaacattttttttttatcatgttgtGTTTCCAATTCATTTGCGTTTTACTTTACCACAGAATTTTGGAAATACGTGACCAGGACTTGAACTATAggaataactgtgtgtgtgagtttgttggCAGATCCAACCTCTGCAATCAGATCTGCCAAGCCAGGGTTGCAGAGCAGTAGCCAGCGTCTTGGAGTGATGCCATTGGTTTTGTTCTGGAATTTATCAGTCTCCAGTTCAGCAAAGTCACGGAATCTGGTGGAGAAATAAACCATTAGTTaaatgttatgtgtgtatgtacgtgtatgtgtctgtgaaagtaacagtgagagaaaaatactCTGAAATATTCTGGCTGACATACGGTGTGTGAAAGATAACTCGTGTTAAATGACGTAGAACTCTAAGGCCTGAAACAGACTCTCAGTatgtacactgacacttgtGTGACTGCAGGGGGTGCTGGTgtcttacatttcttttttaatgatgttgGAATGGATCTGGGCTACTCCGTTCACTGCGTGGGAGCCAACAATGCAGAGGTGAGCCATGTTCACTCTCTTACCCCCATCCTCTTCAATCAGTGACATCCTACGGATACGATCCACATCCTTAGGGAAGAGGGAAGCTATGTGCTGGAATACGGAGAAATGTCTCAGGTCATTTAGTGTGAGGGTTCAATATGGGACACAGTCAAAAGGCCGTGTTATTGCACCTGAGCCATGTGGGTTTTCTTGTAGTGACCTGGTAGTGGCTGTAACTCATGacagtgaggctgtgtgtgagagagtgactgaatgtacagtgtgtgtgtgtgtgtgtgtgtgtgtgttcgtgtttgtgtggttgctgtggttttctgtgagaaaaaacaaGCCTGTTGTACCCAGGCCATGAATAGCACGCTAGACTTGTgcaacagaactgaaaaaatTCCTTTCCCAGAGAgctgagaagtgtgtgtatgtgtatgtgaatgtcaGAGTATGTGAGCGTTTGTATGTGCGCTCTCACATAAGACAAATCTGATTGACGTGTTATGTTTGTGTCAATTCCATTTCTACTCAGTTTTTCAGGCAATGAACTGGAACTAATCTACAATCCACAAAACAACTTGGAATGTAATCATCGTGCTCATGCTGcatgcatgcgtgagtgtgtgtatgggtgtgtacaCTCACATCCAGGTGCATCTGGTTGATCTTGTAGATGATTTGCAGATGTCTGGGTAACAGACTCTCCATCAGTTCTACTGGCCAGCGCTCCAGAGCCTCAGGAAGCACAGTGTGATTGGTGTAGGCAAATGTGCGCTTAGTAATGTCCCAAGCCTGCCCTCGGCACAGTAttaaacacgcgcacacacacacagacacacacacagacacacacacacacagacacacagatgtaaTCTAAAGATATTAAGACAATATTACCTTTATTCCAATCAAGGCCACAAAGTAACTAATACCTACTATTTGCTTCATAACGGATGACTCTTCTAAACTGCAATTTCattctaaaaatgaaatttttcaGCCAAAAACTTCACACTACAATTTTCACCCACGGATCTCACGCTGTATACAACAGACTATGTGCTTTTCTGGTAAatataccacaccacacagcacaacattttaaaatctatCCGTCCTCAAACCCACCGTGTCCCAGTCAAGTTTCTCAATGTCAACAAAGATCCTCATGAGCTCAGGAATAGCCATGGCAGGATGAGTGTCATTCAGCTGGATGGCGTTCTAGAAGACAAAGAGCAAGACATATCAGTTAAGTACTGGTACTGCATAAAGACTGATGAATTTCCCTTACTTGAGTACACTAAAGAATGATTGATTCCTTTATAACGACTGAATGTTACTGAGTGTTGAATTTTAATGTTTGAACTTATAACAAGATCTTGTATAATGATTTCACATCTACTGAACGTGAAGTTTTTATTAAAAACTAGCGTGAAGACTTGGTTCTTTAGAAATTTCGAGGGTAAATCACCTTGTCCGGGAAGGTGTCAAAGGACAAGGGGCCAGTGGAATTTCTCTTGGAGGTCTTAAATCGACGAATAACGTCTTGGAGTGTGGCAGCCACCACAAAATACTCCTGCTTCAGTCGCAGCTCCTTCCCctcaaaaaactaaaaaaaaaaacaacagtagaCCATTGGCATGTAACTATAGAACTGTATTTCACAAACAGAGAACTAGCAAATTATATTATCAAATAGTCTGAAATGACATCATGCCACCATTAGACGACAAGAAAATTACAtcaaaattacaaattacagaaCTCTTAACATGAACATCTAACGTTTACTGACAGTATCCAGTGAATACGGCCATGACAACCATCATTCGCAGCTGCAGCGAAGGCAGGACTCACATTATCATTTGGGTAGAGAACTCGGGAGATGTTTTCAGCCAAGTTCCGGTCCAGCACAGCCTGGATGTAATCGCCAACGTTAACTGTGAGTGAAATGACGTAAGGGCAGACGTTGGTAAAACAATCAACCGAGACTATGACTGTCACGATATTAACTGATGACAAACTGTGCGACAGCTGAGTGCGCTGTTACTTATTTTAAAAAGCCAATTCACTTTGGGTGCACCATGGAATCGTTTTACATGAATAAATTCTAGATTTAATCACGATTATTGAAATATCAGAATTAGAGGAAGATAAGACATTTGattttctctcacagtctcGCAGGTTGAAGTCGTTGGGTGCGCGCGCTGACCACAGCCTCATTGTATTCACAGTGTTGTTCATGTAACCAGGGATGGGCGTGTCATAAGGCATGGCCAGCACCACCTAAAAGACGTCGGTGACGCTTTTCCATTAAAACGCAAGAAAGtcattttagaaaaataaaaagattggAGTGCAGTTGTTCAGCGGCTTTCGCACCTGTGTGTCCACCCACTTAGAGCCTTCCTTAGTCTCCTCCACACGGCCATAGAAATGCACTGGCAGCATGTACTCAGGGCGGGCTTTTTCCCAAGGGTTACCATATCTCAGCCAATCATCTGCTTCCTCCACCTAATGGATTTGCCAAAGGACCAAAATTATGTTcgtttttaaaaattacatttaaatcagGTTGTTGTGCTCTGATTATATAATTCCCAAGTTACTGATTATCTACAAAGGTACTGCACAGACACAAGTGTAACTGAAACACCAAAATCAATTTGCATTTAGGACAACTATATTACGGCCAGCTACTATACAGTATATGTCAACCAACGTACACCTTTCAGCTTTGGTGAAATGCATGCAAATCCAACGAGGTTACAGATCAAAAGTGCATGTTTACATTGAGAGAGGCATTTGTACTGCAAATACACAGTCAACTCTGACCAAAGTCAAGTTAGAAGATTTTAACTGGACAAAAATTATCAGCTTTCTCAACACCGAGTTGGCCATGCTCTGTGCACGTGAAGAGTCAGTGGCAAGAGGCCTCGGTCGTAGTACCAACCCTGCTTCCTGGTTTTACTCAACTAAATGGATTATAATGACCGAAACATGATGCTAAAGAGAAGCAGTGTGGACGCTGGTTTGTGGAGTTGAAATTAAAACATATCAGAGAGAATGGAAATACTGGCCACCTTTTGATCTTTTAATGATTAACCAGTGCTACTACTGACCCACTTCTTCCAGTGGAACTATCTGATGGGACCTTCACTCTGTATGGTGGAAGTTAATAGTTTTAAACCAGCACTACATTCCATTTATTGACCAGCATTAAACAACGTGACTGTTTAAATAAAAGGTAACAATTTCCACTGTGCCTATCCAGTACAGATGTACGTCTGAGGACCAAATCTGCATTTGACTGAAACTCTAAAATACTCTCcagtgtgtaaacaaaatgaatcGGGCTTCACCTGCCATCCATCTTTGATCTTCTGGTTAAAAATGCCATATTCATATCGAATGCCATACCCATATGCTGCCAAGCCCAGCGTTGCCATGGAGTCCAGGAAGCATGCTATTTGGGACATACAAAAAGCATTTACAAATATTATCGAGGCATACTCTGGTATTTTACAGACATGTATGCATAACATACACAAATGTGCACTTGCAAGGAAGATATAAAAATACTGTTAGAACAATGAGATGAATTTGCACTGAGAAAAGTGGTTGCCTTTAAACCATGTTgttcataaatataaacacaaaatgcTTAACTTTATAGAAAatggcacatgcacacacaaaaagaattcATATGGGATCAATTCTTTCACACATAACCGCATCATCTCAGTATAAGTTTGCGGTATAGATGTCATCATATGCaagactgcacacacagacatttcctgTTGAGGCTTGCTGAGGAGAAGAGTACTTCAGTAGTTTTCCACCATCGGTAGTTTTCCACACAGGGTAAAAAATTTCCAAACATCAACTTCCACATAAACTGTATACAACAAGAACACTCGCTGATGCAGCTGTGTGCAATTCTTTGAACATTCTGACATAACTGAGGCAAAATGTTATGCGTTCATTATAGAATTAGTGGCTCTTGATCCTAGTCACATACAGAAGAGAAGATTGGTATCAGTAAGTAACCTGCAAGTCTGCCCAAGCCACCATTTCCAAGACCAGCATCTTCTTCCATATCCTCCAGATCTTCCATATCCAAACCCAGctgagaaagagcaagagagagagagagaggggggggagagagagagagagagagatggattgaaCAAGCTGaggcaacttttttttcagttcttaaTACAATGACTCATTTATTGCTGGAACCAGAAACCAGTTCTACTCAGTCTGTAAAAACGCAGCTGAGCAGGTCACCGGTGTCTGAACAAGACCATCTTGCAGACCTAGTCTTTTCTTAGGACAGAAGTATAATGCACTGTTAAATTCTGATTGAATGCCCAGTTCCTGAAGCTTCACTTGTAGTAGGACAGTTTAAGCTAACATAAGTTTGATTATGAAAGACAACCAAAGTAACAGGGTAtagaagagggacagagagagggtgaggggaggtggagagagagagagagagagagagagagagagagagagggactgagactGAAAATTGCCTAAGACCAGGTTGCAACTTGTCACAAACGTGCCAAACAAGACAGCGGAACAGTAACCATCATGCACTGAGGTGTCACAAGGCAGGTTAGGGTGACTTTATATGGCCTCAGTGGGATTGTGGGATCAAACAAATGTAGTctggcaaaaacacaaacagaatgactgaCACCATGGTGAAAGCATGTTCACAAAAGTAATCTAAATGCTACTGGCCAGGCATATAGTCTAGCAGGACAAACCAACACATAAGAAGTTCAGATGTCTTTCTCAATATGTGCAAGTTTGTGAGGGAGGAAATTGCCAGATATAAGCAAGTTGGCACCACAATGTAAGTAACATGTCTTTTGTGGCTGTTTCCACATTTTAATGTTGCAAAAAGGCTCTTTTTCAGAcatgcataacacacacacacacacacacacacacgcacaccacaaaCATGCGTGCCACACACCTTACCTGATAGATGGCTTCATCACAGGCATTCTGCAAGCCCAAGTTTATCATGGTGTTCTGCAAAGTTCGGCCCATATAGAACTCCAGAGACAGGTAATACACTCTCTGTAAGAACATATAGACCGTTTCATAACTTATTAAACTAGAGTGAGGTTGAAAAAACGTTACTGTCAGTTGGGTTCATTTACAATGTCTGAGAAAGAACACTTATGCACAGATGCAACCAACATGCAGTTTGTTACCCATTTAGTCGAAAGTCTTGGTTAAATCTACCAGTGACAAGATATTGATCAGGGTGGGTTGCTTCTTTGCCACAACTGTCTGAGACCAGAAAAGAGgaagtttgactgttttttcaTGTAGTGGCGGATTTCAGATGATTTAACACTCAAAATGTCATTCCTgtacatttattgttttttctgtcttagCATTTGTATGGCAGGATTTCTATGTGTCAGGTCAATCACAGACTGGTGATTCCGTGTTTCTGAGACTTGCGCAATGctgtgttcagttcagttcttaAAAGACGCTCTCACAAATATGGTAAAATGCAATGTGCAACAAAAATTCAAGTACAAATTTGA
This sequence is a window from Chanos chanos chromosome 4, fChaCha1.1, whole genome shotgun sequence. Protein-coding genes within it:
- the pygl gene encoding glycogen phosphorylase, liver form isoform X3, translating into MAAPLTDQEKRKQISIRGIVGVENVAELKKGFNRHLHFTLVKDRNVATARDYYFALAHTVRDHLVGRWIRTQQFYYETDPKKIKDGWQVEEADDWLRYGNPWEKARPEYMLPVHFYGRVEETKEGSKWVDTQVVLAMPYDTPIPGYMNNTVNTMRLWSARAPNDFNLRDFNVGDYIQAVLDRNLAENISRVLYPNDNFFEGKELRLKQEYFVVAATLQDVIRRFKTSKRNSTGPLSFDTFPDKNAIQLNDTHPAMAIPELMRIFVDIEKLDWDTAWDITKRTFAYTNHTVLPEALERWPVELMESLLPRHLQIIYKINQMHLDHIASLFPKDVDRIRRMSLIEEDGGKRVNMAHLCIVGSHAVNGVAQIHSNIIKKEIFRDFAELETDKFQNKTNGITPRRWLLLCNPGLADLIAEAIGEDYVKDLSQLEKLKDLVEVEGFIRDVSKVKQDNKLKFAQYLETEYKVKINPSSMFDVHVKRIHEYKRQLLNCLHIITMYNRIKKNPAAPFVPRTVIIGGKAAPGYHMAKMIIKLITSVAEVVNNDPIVGDKLKVIFLENYRVSLAEKVIPATDLSEQISTAGTEASGTGNMKFMLNGALTIGTLDGANVEMAEEAGQENLFIFGMTVEDVAKMDSEGYDAMKYYKKLPELKQVADQIKSGFFSPKQPELFNDITNMLFNHDRFKVFADYESYVKCQERVSALYEDQKEWTKMVIKNIAASGKFSSDRTIAEYATEIWGVEPTDLKIPPPSEPREAIEETARALKKM
- the pygl gene encoding glycogen phosphorylase, liver form isoform X1, translated to MAAPLTDQEKRKQISIRGIVGVENVAELKKGFNRHLHFTLVKDRNVATARDYYFALAHTVRDHLVGRWIRTQQFYYETDPKRVYYLSLEFYMGRTLQNTMINLGLQNACDEAIYQLGLDMEDLEDMEEDAGLGNGGLGRLAACFLDSMATLGLAAYGYGIRYEYGIFNQKIKDGWQVEEADDWLRYGNPWEKARPEYMLPVHFYGRVEETKEGSKWVDTQVVLAMPYDTPIPGYMNNTVNTMRLWSARAPNDFNLRDFNVGDYIQAVLDRNLAENISRVLYPNDNFFEGKELRLKQEYFVVAATLQDVIRRFKTSKRNSTGPLSFDTFPDKNAIQLNDTHPAMAIPELMRIFVDIEKLDWDTAWDITKRTFAYTNHTVLPEALERWPVELMESLLPRHLQIIYKINQMHLDHIASLFPKDVDRIRRMSLIEEDGGKRVNMAHLCIVGSHAVNGVAQIHSNIIKKEIFRDFAELETDKFQNKTNGITPRRWLLLCNPGLADLIAEAIGEDYVKDLSQLEKLKDLVEVEGFIRDVSKVKQDNKLKFAQYLETEYKVKINPSSMFDVHVKRIHEYKRQLLNCLHIITMYNRIKKNPAAPFVPRTVIIGGKAAPGYHMAKMIIKLITSVAEVVNNDPIVGDKLKVIFLENYRVSLAEKVIPATDLSEQISTAGTEASGTGNMKFMLNGALTIGTLDGANVEMAEEAGQENLFIFGMTVEDVAKMDSEGYDAMKYYKKLPELKQVADQIKSGFFSPKQPELFNDITNMLFNHDRFKVFADYESYVKCQERVSALYEDQKEWTKMVIKNIAASGKFSSDRTIAEYATEIWGVEPTDLKIPPPSEPREAIEETARALKKM
- the pygl gene encoding glycogen phosphorylase, liver form isoform X4; protein product: MAAPLTDQEKRKQISIRGIVGVENVAELKKGFNRHLHFTLVKDRNVATARDYYFALAHTVRDHLVGRWIRTQQFYYETDPKRVYYLSLEFYMGRTLQNTMINLGLQNACDEAIYQLGLDMEDLEDMEEDAGLGNGGLGRLAACFLDSMATLGLAAYGYGIRYEYGIFNQKIKDGWQVEEADDWLRYGNPWEKARPEYMLPVHFYGRVEETKEGSKWVDTQVVLAMPYDTPIPGYMNNTVNTMRLWSARAPNDFNLRDFNVGDYIQAVLDRNLAENISRVLYPNDNFFEGKELRLKQEYFVVAATLQDVIRRFKTSKRNSTGPLSFDTFPDKNAIQLNDTHPAMAIPELMRIFVDIEKLDWDTAWDITKRTFAYTNHTVLPEALERWPVELMESLLPRHLQIIYKINQMHLDHIASLFPKDVDRIRRMSLIEEDGGKRVNMAHLCIVGSHAVNGVAQIHSNIIKKEIFRDFAELETDKFQNKTNGITPRRWLLLCNPGLADLIAEAIGEDYVKDLSQLEKLKDLVEVEGFIRDVSKVKQDNKLKFAQYLETEYKVKINPSSMFDVHVKRIHEYKRQLLNCLHIITMYNRIKKNPAAPFVPRTVIIGGKAAPGYHMAKMIIKLITSVAEVVNNDPIVGDKLKVIFLENYRVSLAEKVIPATDLSEQISTAGTEASGTGNMKFMLNGALTIGTLDGANVEMAEEAGQENLFIFGMTVEDVAKMDSEAMMP
- the pygl gene encoding glycogen phosphorylase, liver form isoform X2, with translation MAAPLTDQEKRKQISIRGIVGVENVAELKKGFNRHLHFTLVKDRNVATARDYYFALAHTVRDHLVGRWIRTQQFYYETDPKLGLDMEDLEDMEEDAGLGNGGLGRLAACFLDSMATLGLAAYGYGIRYEYGIFNQKIKDGWQVEEADDWLRYGNPWEKARPEYMLPVHFYGRVEETKEGSKWVDTQVVLAMPYDTPIPGYMNNTVNTMRLWSARAPNDFNLRDFNVGDYIQAVLDRNLAENISRVLYPNDNFFEGKELRLKQEYFVVAATLQDVIRRFKTSKRNSTGPLSFDTFPDKNAIQLNDTHPAMAIPELMRIFVDIEKLDWDTAWDITKRTFAYTNHTVLPEALERWPVELMESLLPRHLQIIYKINQMHLDHIASLFPKDVDRIRRMSLIEEDGGKRVNMAHLCIVGSHAVNGVAQIHSNIIKKEIFRDFAELETDKFQNKTNGITPRRWLLLCNPGLADLIAEAIGEDYVKDLSQLEKLKDLVEVEGFIRDVSKVKQDNKLKFAQYLETEYKVKINPSSMFDVHVKRIHEYKRQLLNCLHIITMYNRIKKNPAAPFVPRTVIIGGKAAPGYHMAKMIIKLITSVAEVVNNDPIVGDKLKVIFLENYRVSLAEKVIPATDLSEQISTAGTEASGTGNMKFMLNGALTIGTLDGANVEMAEEAGQENLFIFGMTVEDVAKMDSEGYDAMKYYKKLPELKQVADQIKSGFFSPKQPELFNDITNMLFNHDRFKVFADYESYVKCQERVSALYEDQKEWTKMVIKNIAASGKFSSDRTIAEYATEIWGVEPTDLKIPPPSEPREAIEETARALKKM